The Fodinibius saliphilus genomic interval AGAAAAAAAGCAGGTTCTGGGTCATGTCACCGATCCCTATGGCAATGAACGATTTAAATTTGTTTGTCCATATAAAGGCCGAGTAATCGGACTCAATTATGCGCCCGTTGTTCATAAGGGCGACGCTTTACTCCATCTTGCATACCATCAATAATTTAACCGAATACTTAATACCATTATGCGCGACGATCTGCTATTTCATATTACTACAAAAGAAGAGTTTAAAGAGTATCAAAATAACAGTAGGTATGAACCGGAATCCCTTGATGAAGAAGGATTTATCCATTTTTCAAGTGGGGAACAAGTTGAGGATACGGCCAACCGTTTATATAAAAATAATGACAGAATCCTTTTACTGGTAATCGATGTCTCTACCTTAGGTGAAAATATTAAATACGAAAAAGATGAAGAAACCGGTGAGAAGTTTCCCCATCTATATAAAGCCCTTGATACCAGTGCTATAATAGATAAAATTGAGATTGCCTCAGAGTCAGACGGATTTTTTAAAATCGGTTTCAGCTCAAATTCATGACATTATGATTGAACGAGCTATAAAACATATTACAGGTACAGCTCAGGTTCCCTCATTTAGTAGTTATGAGGAACGGTTACATCCCTATATTAATGCTGTTGTTAACGAACTGCCACAGGTTAATAAAATTGAGGTTCACGGCAATAACCTACTTTATAAAGTTGGAGATCAGCAAGATCGCCCGACTATAGCATTAGCTGCTCATCTTGATAAAATTAATCATTATGGTGATGAATATCCTCAACAGCTACCGGTAAAAGTAACCGATGATTATATTGAAGGAGCTATGGATGATTGTGCCGGTCTTGGCATGCTTCTAACGATCGCCGAAATGAAATCTGATCATGATTGGCCTAATTTGTTACTCTTTTTCTCTGAAATGGAAGAGAGTAAAGGGCTTAAAGAACATCCTGAACTCCTTAAGAATAATGGAAGTGGCTATACCCACGGAATGGGAGCAAAGCGTATAGCAACACATTGTGTAGAGCATGATTGGGTTCCCGATGAAGTGATTACCCTGGATACTACGCCTTTATTTAAAGGGGAACCTGGTATAGCTCTCTATTCAAAACATTGGGAATATAATGACTTAGAACCTTCAGAGTCCCTTATTGAAGCTACTGAAAAAACCGTAGGACGGTTTATCCGTATCGATGCCCGTATCAAAATTGATAACAATACCAACGATTACCTGCATTACGGAGAAGTATTTAATAATAAAGCTGATAAGGCGGTTGTTTCTGTTGCCCTTGAACCCGCCATCTATCCATATCATCAAAAAGGAGAACGGGTTTTTATTAGAGATATTGAACGTACCCTCAACATTGTATCGGAATATTTAAATAACTATTCTGTTTGAAACGGTACGCATTTATATATAATCCTGCGGCTCGCAACGGCAAGTCAAATAAACAACTTCACCGGTTAAAGCAACAAATAGATACCCACTCCCATTGCATCCTGTTAAAGTCAAAAAAGAAGGGAGATATCACCCAGTTAGTGCGACAGCACATAGGGGATTATGATGTTTTTGTAGCATGTGGTGGGGATGGAACTGTTCGCGAAATTGCCGGGGAACTGCTTCATACTACTAAAGAGTTAGGAATAATTCCTATGGGCACCGGTAATGATTTGTGTAAGACATTAGGCATACCCAAAGATATGGACCGGGCGCTTGAAATCTTATTTCAACAAACTGCAACAGCTATTGATGTTGGAAAATGCAATGAATTCATCTTTTTAAATACCCTTGGATTAGGTTTTGACGGACTTACTAACAAGTATTCCTATAATTTCAATAGTTTGCCTTCTTTCTTACGATATATAGTAGCCGCAATACGTACTACATTTACCCATTCCGCTTTTATCGTAATGTCTGATTGGTTTGATAATCCTAAAAAGGTAATCATGCTTTCCTTTGCTAATGGAAGGGTAGAAGGGGGAAACTTTCGAATAGCCCCTGAAGCCTCAATTACTGATCAGCAATTGGATATGGTTACTATTCGCAAAGTAAGAAGATGGCTTATTCCCCTTTTATTACCGGTATTTTATTTCGGAAAAGCTTCAAAACTACCCCAGGTGCAATATCAACAAATCGATAAAATAAACTTTACTATTGATCAACCGGTAGATATACATGCCGATGGCGAAATTATAGAATCAGGGGAAACCGACTTTACTGTTTCAATACTTAGCGGTGCTTTGTCTGTTATTTGCAAGCTTTAGATTACTTTATAACTCCGTTAATAATATGAATAACTCCATTACTGGCTTTAATATTTGAAGATAGCAGTCGAAATGAATTAACTGACATTTTATTATTGCTATCTGACTTTATTGTGATTTTCTTTCCACTTAAGCAAGTAACATTTTTCATCACCTTTAGGCTTCTTTCTGTTGCCATACCGGTGAATATATGATTGAGAATCAATTGCTTATTAACTTTCTGGGCTTCATTTAATGAGTTAAACACCTTTTTAGAAGGTACAAAAAGGGTATAAGGGCCAGAATCATTGAGCTTTTGATCTAAATTGGTCTCAACGATGGCACGAGCAAAATGTTTAGCTTGCTCATGTTGTTTCATCTTGTCCATAATATTTTGCGCCTCACATAGCTCTGAAGCGGCCATAATACCTACAAAACAAACCGATAGAGTAATAAATCGCCTTAAATATTCCATAATTAATCTCCTGATCAGGGATCTAAATAATTTACAATGGGCTCTCTTGCTGACTTCTAATTCACATTATAACAGGATTTTGATTATATACCAATTAAAGAAGTTCCAAAATTACATTACAAAAAGTAGAGCTCCGTCAATACTAATTATATAGTATTATAATCTTTAATAAGAATAGGCTGTTATGAAAAGGTTTACTTTATTTATGATTCTGATCATGATGGGCGTACATCATGTAACAGCTCAACAATTAAATAATGATTTAAATCCATCCGAATATTTTGATTTTTGGATTGGTCAGTGGGAATTAAGTTGGGAATCAGCGGATGGTACTATAGGTAAAGGAACCAATAACATTGAAAAGATCCTGAACGGTAAAGTAATAAAAGAGAATTTTGAAGCTACCAAAGGTTCTTTAAGTGGTTACGTAGGTAAAAGTTATTCCGTCTATGACACAAAAACAGAGCAATGGAAACAAACCTGGGTTGATAACCAAGGCACATACCTAGATTTTGTCGGATCATTTATTGAGAATAAAAGAATTTTTAAAAGAAAGACAACGAATGCCGATGGGAAAACAATAATTCAGCGCATGGTATTTTATGATATTAAAAAAGATTCTTTCACCTGGAGATGGGAAAAATCACGGGATAATGGAAACAATTGGGAAATTATGTGGAAAATAGCCTACCGAAGACATTAAGAATTAATTTTAGCCGCTTAGAATAGAAATATGGCACTTTCGCCTTTTAGGACATATTAAGGGTGATTTTATGGGTTTTAACGTATTTATGGCTAAATGCAACTAATTTAAGACCGATATCAGTGTTAAGTCATAAATTCAAGATGATAAAGA includes:
- a CDS encoding DUF952 domain-containing protein produces the protein MRDDLLFHITTKEEFKEYQNNSRYEPESLDEEGFIHFSSGEQVEDTANRLYKNNDRILLLVIDVSTLGENIKYEKDEETGEKFPHLYKALDTSAIIDKIEIASESDGFFKIGFSSNS
- a CDS encoding succinyl-diaminopimelate desuccinylase — its product is MIERAIKHITGTAQVPSFSSYEERLHPYINAVVNELPQVNKIEVHGNNLLYKVGDQQDRPTIALAAHLDKINHYGDEYPQQLPVKVTDDYIEGAMDDCAGLGMLLTIAEMKSDHDWPNLLLFFSEMEESKGLKEHPELLKNNGSGYTHGMGAKRIATHCVEHDWVPDEVITLDTTPLFKGEPGIALYSKHWEYNDLEPSESLIEATEKTVGRFIRIDARIKIDNNTNDYLHYGEVFNNKADKAVVSVALEPAIYPYHQKGERVFIRDIERTLNIVSEYLNNYSV
- a CDS encoding diacylglycerol/lipid kinase family protein, translated to MKRYAFIYNPAARNGKSNKQLHRLKQQIDTHSHCILLKSKKKGDITQLVRQHIGDYDVFVACGGDGTVREIAGELLHTTKELGIIPMGTGNDLCKTLGIPKDMDRALEILFQQTATAIDVGKCNEFIFLNTLGLGFDGLTNKYSYNFNSLPSFLRYIVAAIRTTFTHSAFIVMSDWFDNPKKVIMLSFANGRVEGGNFRIAPEASITDQQLDMVTIRKVRRWLIPLLLPVFYFGKASKLPQVQYQQIDKINFTIDQPVDIHADGEIIESGETDFTVSILSGALSVICKL
- a CDS encoding fasciclin domain-containing protein, producing MEYLRRFITLSVCFVGIMAASELCEAQNIMDKMKQHEQAKHFARAIVETNLDQKLNDSGPYTLFVPSKKVFNSLNEAQKVNKQLILNHIFTGMATERSLKVMKNVTCLSGKKITIKSDSNNKMSVNSFRLLSSNIKASNGVIHIINGVIK